The region ATACCTGAAGAAGGCCAAAGGGCTGACTACCAGCCAGAGAATGGTTGTCATGGATGCTCCCGGCGGCGTGGATATTCTCAGCGTTTGGGAATGGGATGACGGTAAGGTAGTGAAGCACAGCCGACAGGAGAAGCCTGCCCCCAGCGAGTGGCGTAGCTTGAAGAATGAGGAGCCATACAATTCTACTACCATGGGCACCTATAAAAACCTGTCCAAGATGGCTAGGGGAGAAATGAATGCCCAGGTTGCCATGGCGAAGGGGCTGTATGCCGTTCACGGGAATATGCTGAAGATATTTCCCAAAATGGGTAAATTTAGCGCTTTCACGGATTTGGTGAAGACTATCCCTTGCGAATACTAGCTCATGCTCGAAGCACGAAATAGCGGAGGTAGCTTCCCTTCCTTCTCCAAGATTGAGAGTGAGGGGGGGGGGCTTGCTCTCGGTCGTAAGCGGCGTTGCTCAGGACTTGATCAGAGGTTCCCTAGAGGACGTAATTCTTGGCCGCACAGCACAAGTAAAAACTTCGGATAAATATCCATGTTGAGGATAATCCCCGGCCCGAAATGATTTGCATGGGGCCATCAGCCGACGAGCAAACCACCCCCTTCAACTTACCTCTGGGCTCCGCTTACACGGCACCTGACTGCAACGGGATGCCGCACCATCCTTTCTCCACATAGGTCATCATGTTGTCCAGGGGAATGATACGTCCGTCAGGAAGGAAGAGCCGCCCGTTGCTATGGGCATGCAATCCGTAATGTATCGTAGCTCCCGCTTGGGTTAGATAACCATAGAAAGTTCTGGATGAGGCGGCTAGCATCAAGTCCACAACGCCATTTTTGGATTGGAGGTTGAAGTGCCATCGGACCGGCACCTGCATTTTCGTCTTGGGGTCTATCCACCACTCCAGCTCATCGAGGGATATGTTGCTCTTTCCGTTCTCGGCAAAAGGAATTTCCTTCCCATCGACAACGACATTGCTGTACGTTCTTCCCATGGAGGGGAAGTAATAAATGAAGATTCTCACGGAGTCGCTTGCCCACCATACCCAATAGTAGGCCTGCTCGGTGAGAGTCTGTGCAAGGTCCCAGGCCGGTTGGGTGAATTTCTCCTGTACTCCAAAGCCCTTTTTCAGGGTATATGTCTTGCCTTGGGCAGTGATCGTGCCTTCCACCCACATCGGCTGCTCGTAACCGGCCACGCCGTTCTTGGCCAGATCAGTATATTTTCCCTTGTGGTAAGCGGCATCCCCTAACCCGCCCAAGGTCAAGTTGCAGTCCACTCCCATGTGCTCTCCCTTAACTTCCCAGTACGGTGGGCGGCAGATGTGCTGGCGGTTGCCCAGTTGCCAGATCACCTCATCCTTTGTCTGCCGTACTTCGCCTCCGGTCCAATGATCCATGGCCCACGTGCGGTTGCCGATGAAATCATTATTATGCATCTTCCCCGTCTGGCCTTTGGGTTCGACCAGAAAAGTGGTTTGCCCTTTGAAAATGTCATCCACTTGCCATGGTCCTTGCCGTCCGCCACCGGCACGGAAAATGCAGGTCACGAGCGATATGTCGTGTTCCTCGCATTCGCCCAGGACCATGAATCCGCAATTCTCAAAATAGGACTGTCCCTTGGGCAATTTGTCTTTGTAGCTCAGTTGGTCTTCCAGCGTGACATTTGTTGCCGCTTTCCTTTGATTTGTCATGATCCCCCCTTTTTTGATTGCGTCTTCAGATTGCCATTCTCTGATTTTATAGTCTGGCGATGACCAAGGCAACTACGACAGGCGCTTCAATCCGGCGTGATAGCGGTCGCAGAGATCAGCGTAAAGCTGCATTGCCAGATGAGTCATCTTTCTGTCGTCGTCATTGAGCGCTCTGACGGGCTTGGCCGGATTGCCCACGTATACTTTTCCCGAAGATAACGTCTTATTGAAAGCTACCACTGCTCCATCGCCGATCACTACCCAGGTTTCCACTTTCGAGTGAATGGAAACGATAGCGCCTATCCCCAGTCTGACGTGAGAAGCAATTTCCGAACAGTGCACAACGGCTCCGTGTCCCAGGATTACATCAGAGTCGATTGTGCAGGTCTCCCCCGGAGGCGCATGAATGATGCATCCTTCCTCAACGGCGACTCTATCACCGATCTGTATGCTGCCGTAGTCGCCTCTCAGAATAGCGCCTGCTCCAACAAAGCAGTTGGCTCCGATCACCACATCGCCGATGATCTGGGCGCTCTCGTGGATGTGAGCTTTGGGATTGATGTTCGGCTTCTTGCCTTCAAAACTATAGATACTCAAGAATTCCCCCTTCTGTGGCAGGCAATCTTCCAGTCCTCTTGTTGAATATCGCAGGATAGGTTCTAGCCCATGTCATCCTCCGCCGGATTCTTGTCAGACAAATAGCTTGATGATCATCCAAGCTGCCAGGCCCACCAGAATTACCGCGAGTACTCGCCGTAGCGTGGGGATGCTGGTCTTTAGCGATATGCTGGGGCCGATTCGCGCCCCGATGAAAGCGGCTGCCGCCAGCGGCAGGGCCACCCAGATATCGAAGGGATCGCCCCCTGCTAAATGTCCCACAAATCCGGTAGTGGCTGCCAGTCCCACATAAGTTGAGGATACCCCGATGGCAATCCGCATGGGACAGCCGAAAAGGAGCGCCAGCAGCGGCAGGACGAAAAGCCCTCCGCCCACGCCGATCATTCCGGCAATGAACCCGGCCAGCGTCACAACAGGTATTACCAGCAGGTCTATTCGGTATTCGAAACCACCGCATGTCCTGTCCCATGTCTTGATCCGGGGCATGAAGGCGGGCGCTGTTCCTTCATTGCTCACCGGGCGTAGCATAAACACGGCGGCAATCATCAGCACAACGGCAAAGGTGATCTTGAGAGCCGACACGCTGATCCATTGAGCTACGAATCCTCCCGCAAAGGATGAACCCAGAGACGGGATCGCCACCGCGAGAAGGAGTCTCCAATCGACAGTCTTGCTGCGTCCAAACACAAGGGTCGCCGATATGCTGGCCAGCATGATCATGAAAAGGCTGGTGGTGGATGCCTCGTGCATTCCCATTCCCACCGCCAAGAGGATCGGAACATAGGTCGAGCCACCTCCCTGGCCTACCATGGAGAAGGGTATTGCCAGCCCTCCGGCCAGCACACAGGCGATAATGATTTCCCATAGGGGCATCTTTTGTCTCTATCCCGATCCGCGTATCGCAGGCGACTTGGGAATCACCGGTCATATCCGGAACAGGGGATGCAATGGGGCTCGCCGTTGGCCATGCGTACATAGCGCTCAAAGACATATTCTCCGCACTTGACACATTTGGACTTGTTGAACGATCCTTTAACCCGTTTGAACCGGTATTCCGGGAGCTTCTCAATCTTGAAGACCTTCTCATCCGGCTGCGCGTCCGTCCAGCCCATTGCCTTGTCGGTGATATCAGCAGGGATTCCGGAAGGTTCCACACCGCGCTTACGATAAGCGAAGAATTCCTGTTTACCGAACTCATCCACAAAATCGGCCTTCAGCGACAACCGAATGGCTCCCTTTTCGGGATGATAGAAGACGGCTGCCAGCTTGCCCCAGAAGGTCTTCTCCATCAGCGACTTGCCGTAGGTAGCCCCCGTAGCCACCTGAATACCATCCATTAAGCATGTCTGTGGATGGCCGATCCCTAACTCCGGAATGACAAAGAACCCGTGGTCTTTTTCATGCTCAACCCCCAATTCCTCCATTGCCCGTTTACCCATGCGATAGCCCAATGGCATAAAGGGACAGAGATGCCCGTGGAACTCAAATGCCCATTCCGGTGGTCTGGTATTCATTTTCGATTCCCCCTGTTCCGTGTTACCCAGCGTCATGAGTTCGGGACTCTGGCCATGGGATCTTAATTGTGAAGACATTCTGGCAGACTGGCCGGGCGAAGTCAACCTGTTCACACTTATGCGTAGAGCCTACGATCAGTCTAATTCCCGGGCGAAAGAATGCCTGTCACTTTTTCCTGAAAATTCTTGAAGAATTCGGAATCGTAGTTCTCGATGTTTCCCTCATCGCAGAGTTTGGCAATCTCAGGGTCTATCGGTATCTGTCCCAGCATCGGGCCTCCGGCGATCCTGGCCATTTCAGCAGCCTTGCTCTGACCAAAAAGATGAATGTTCTTGCCGGTCTCGGGTATCAAGAAATAGCTCATGTTCTCGACCACTCCCAGGATGGGGACGTTCATCTGCTGGGCCATTTTCACTGCCTTGCGTACCACCATCGCGGTGAGGTCCTGGGGTGTAAAGACAAGGATCACTCCGGAGAGGGGTATTGATTGCATGATGGTCAGCGGGACATCGGCGGTTCCAGGTGGCAGGTCGAGCATCAGATAATCGAGTTTGCCCCAGAGAACATCTTCCCAGAATTGGGTGATCGTTTTTGCGATCAAAGGCCCGCGCCAGATCACGGCATCGTCTTCGTTGGGCAGTAGAAAATTCATCGACATGATCTCGATTCCTGTCCTGGAAACCAGAGGCAGGAGGCCTGTCTCACTGCCCCACGGACGATCTTTGATGCCGAACATCATGGGGATGCTGGGACCGGTAATATCGGCATCAAGGATGCCGACCTTCTTGTCCTGTCTGGACATTGCCAGCGCAATGAGGCCGGTCACCAGAGACTTGCCCACTCCGCCCTTGCCGCTCATCACGGCAACCACCTTGTCGATCTTGTTGATATCCTTGGGCGTGGACTCCTCAAAATTCACCGCCACTTCACTGATGCCATCCAGGCCTTGAAGCTCGATTTGAACGGTTCCCCTGATCCAGTTCTGGACATCTTCCGCTATGGCTGCCTTGGATAGGGACAACTTCATCCTACTGCCGTTTATTTCCACATCACGTAGCAGATTCATTTGAATCACACTACGTTTGACGCCGGGGACCATGATTTTCTCCAGCGCCTCCTCGACTTGTTCTCTTGTAACCATCGGTGTTTCTCCTTTCAATAAAAACAGGAAGGTCTCTGATTCAGTGCTATCAATGATCTGTTGTGCTGCTGAGGCAGAAGCTCCTTAATGGACTTCCATTGAATACTCAAGCTGCCGGTTAAAGTTCTGCATCTTAAACGTGACCTTTTTCCCCTCAAGCAGATATTTCTCGTACTTGCTACGAAGCCTGGGGAAATCCGCCGACTCTAGAAAAAGCTTAAGCGTCTCCAGTTTCTGCTGGAGATATTCGTCCCCTGCACTTTTCCCGAGTAGCTCTCGCAATGCTCGATCGTACTCCCTTTTGGCCAGAGTCTGAATACAATCGGTGAGATCGGGCTCAAACTCTATCTCCAATCCTTCAACCTCACGGCAAAGTAATTCTGTTTCCCGCATTGTTCATGAAGAAAATATCGCCGAACTCCCTGGAAAGCCAGGCCGAGGCCGGGAATCCGGTGCAATGTGAAACCCCCAGTCGTTGAATGCCGATATCCTGCAAGTCGGCCACCGTCATGATGAGCCGCTCTTCGGTGGCCCGGATAAGGTGAGTGCCACCCAGAACACAGTGGACCAGCTCTTCCGAGGTGATTTACTGGAAATGCCGGATGGTATTGACGATTCCCCGATGGGCGCAGCCGAGGATGATTACCAACCCCAGCTCTGTCTTGACCGCTAGCGCTAGATCATCCGGC is a window of Dehalococcoidia bacterium DNA encoding:
- a CDS encoding FmdE family protein gives rise to the protein MNTRPPEWAFEFHGHLCPFMPLGYRMGKRAMEELGVEHEKDHGFFVIPELGIGHPQTCLMDGIQVATGATYGKSLMEKTFWGKLAAVFYHPEKGAIRLSLKADFVDEFGKQEFFAYRKRGVEPSGIPADITDKAMGWTDAQPDEKVFKIEKLPEYRFKRVKGSFNKSKCVKCGEYVFERYVRMANGEPHCIPCSGYDR
- a CDS encoding gamma carbonic anhydrase family protein, whose product is MSIYSFEGKKPNINPKAHIHESAQIIGDVVIGANCFVGAGAILRGDYGSIQIGDRVAVEEGCIIHAPPGETCTIDSDVILGHGAVVHCSEIASHVRLGIGAIVSIHSKVETWVVIGDGAVVAFNKTLSSGKVYVGNPAKPVRALNDDDRKMTHLAMQLYADLCDRYHAGLKRLS
- a CDS encoding sulfite exporter TauE/SafE family protein; translation: MPLWEIIIACVLAGGLAIPFSMVGQGGGSTYVPILLAVGMGMHEASTTSLFMIMLASISATLVFGRSKTVDWRLLLAVAIPSLGSSFAGGFVAQWISVSALKITFAVVLMIAAVFMLRPVSNEGTAPAFMPRIKTWDRTCGGFEYRIDLLVIPVVTLAGFIAGMIGVGGGLFVLPLLALLFGCPMRIAIGVSSTYVGLAATTGFVGHLAGGDPFDIWVALPLAAAAFIGARIGPSISLKTSIPTLRRVLAVILVGLAAWMIIKLFV
- a CDS encoding Mrp/NBP35 family ATP-binding protein, whose protein sequence is MVTREQVEEALEKIMVPGVKRSVIQMNLLRDVEINGSRMKLSLSKAAIAEDVQNWIRGTVQIELQGLDGISEVAVNFEESTPKDINKIDKVVAVMSGKGGVGKSLVTGLIALAMSRQDKKVGILDADITGPSIPMMFGIKDRPWGSETGLLPLVSRTGIEIMSMNFLLPNEDDAVIWRGPLIAKTITQFWEDVLWGKLDYLMLDLPPGTADVPLTIMQSIPLSGVILVFTPQDLTAMVVRKAVKMAQQMNVPILGVVENMSYFLIPETGKNIHLFGQSKAAEMARIAGGPMLGQIPIDPEIAKLCDEGNIENYDSEFFKNFQEKVTGILSPGN